One window of the Hoplias malabaricus isolate fHopMal1 chromosome Y, fHopMal1.hap1, whole genome shotgun sequence genome contains the following:
- the LOC136678758 gene encoding uncharacterized protein isoform X2, whose product MASAVVLQTRVSAIMDVLTKAAVAEISQLLQDNSVVLHLEMKRREDEIKRREDEIEGLKKRLQVTEKELKKAQTLPDMCSVAVQAEITTTVASDLMTSTNASSTERHFQSFDKSLVQQLKEEKPQMCHKVTPPPPTQSRVDEPDAPQVYGPEPSKQPNQVCDEDEFSGLEFEMKIEQVEELVDQELNLPRTDYRMVHPDAGSDHKTDQRDVQMWSPVEDDPVEDFVGQGGCTGLEQFQQLPSEPCLEPVLKVPQNSESISSKPIDSFGPAHVRLEREVCFESAVLTNNAQYRQLGNTLSHVAPQRQQGQSSSSLPPNSNVKHRHSFGSVPRQHVHLPNNSHPLANLLPLRGRVATNQSGSKPFRCEECGKGFTQRTRLITHKRIHTGEKPYHCQLCGKMFSRQDNCLRHVRLHSGQRW is encoded by the exons ATGGCGTCTGCAGTCGTGTTGCAAACGCGTGTCTCTGCGATAATGGACGTTTTAACGAAAGCAGCGGTGGCAGAAATCAGTCAGCTCCTTCAGGACAACAGCGTTGTTCTCCACCTCGAaatgaaaagaagagaagatgaGATAAAACGCAGGGAAGACGAGATCGAAGGACTGAAAAAACGCCTCCAGGTCACAGAGAAAGAGCTGAAAAAAGCCCAGACTCTTCCGGACATGTGTTCCGTCGCAGTTCAGGCCGAAATAACGACCACAGTGGCCTCGG ACTTAATGACGTCCACAAATGCATCCTCAACTGAGCGCCATTTCCAGTCCTTTGACAAAAGTTTGGTGCAGCAGCTCAAAGAAGAGAAACCGCAGATGTGTCACAAAGTGACACCACCTCCTCCCACTCAAAGCAGAGTGGATGAGCCAGACGCACCCCAGGTCTATGGACCAGAGCCAAGCAAACAGCCAAATCAGGTGTGTGATGAAGATGAGTTCAGTGGACTGGAATTTGAAATGAAGATCGAGCAGGTGGAGGAGCTGGTAGATCAGGAGCTCAATCTGCCCAGAACAGATTATAGGATGGTGCATCCAGACGCTGGATCTGATCACAAGACTGACCAAAGAGACGTTCAGATGTGGTCACCGGTTGAAGATGACCCAGTGGAGGATTTTGTTGGACAGGGTGGATGTACTGGGTTGGAGCAATTCCAGCAGCTTCCATCAGAACCATGCTTAGAACCGGTGTTGAAGGTTCCTCAGAACTCTGAGAGCATCAGCAGCAAACCCATTGACTCCTTTGGTCCTGCACATGTAAGGCTGGAGAGGGAGGTGTGTTTTGAAAGTGCAGTCCTTACGAATAATGCTCAGTATAGACAGCTAGGTAATACTCTGAGTCACGTGGCACCACAAAGACAGCAAGGTCAGAGCTCCTCCAGCTTGCCACCAAACTCCAATGTAAAACACAGACATTCGTTTGGTTCAGTTCCACGACAGCATGTACACTTACCTAATAACTCTCACCCACTAGCAAACTTGCTTCCTCTGCGGGGGAGAGTTGCCACCAACCAATCAGGGTCAAAGCCTTTCCGTTGTGAAGAATGTGGGAAAGGCTTTACCCAGAGAACACGACTAATAACACACAAACGAAtccacactggagagaaaccatacCACTGCCAGCTCTGTGGTAAAATGTTCTCTAGACAGGATAACTGCCTGAGGCATGTGCGTCTCCACAGTGGACAGAGGTGGTAA
- the LOC136678758 gene encoding uncharacterized protein isoform X1: MASAVVLQTRVSAIMDVLTKAAVAEISQLLQDNSVVLHLEMKRREDEIKRREDEIEGLKKRLQVTEKELKKAQTLPDMCSVAVQAEITTTVASADLMTSTNASSTERHFQSFDKSLVQQLKEEKPQMCHKVTPPPPTQSRVDEPDAPQVYGPEPSKQPNQVCDEDEFSGLEFEMKIEQVEELVDQELNLPRTDYRMVHPDAGSDHKTDQRDVQMWSPVEDDPVEDFVGQGGCTGLEQFQQLPSEPCLEPVLKVPQNSESISSKPIDSFGPAHVRLEREVCFESAVLTNNAQYRQLGNTLSHVAPQRQQGQSSSSLPPNSNVKHRHSFGSVPRQHVHLPNNSHPLANLLPLRGRVATNQSGSKPFRCEECGKGFTQRTRLITHKRIHTGEKPYHCQLCGKMFSRQDNCLRHVRLHSGQRW; encoded by the exons ATGGCGTCTGCAGTCGTGTTGCAAACGCGTGTCTCTGCGATAATGGACGTTTTAACGAAAGCAGCGGTGGCAGAAATCAGTCAGCTCCTTCAGGACAACAGCGTTGTTCTCCACCTCGAaatgaaaagaagagaagatgaGATAAAACGCAGGGAAGACGAGATCGAAGGACTGAAAAAACGCCTCCAGGTCACAGAGAAAGAGCTGAAAAAAGCCCAGACTCTTCCGGACATGTGTTCCGTCGCAGTTCAGGCCGAAATAACGACCACAGTGGCCTCGG CAGACTTAATGACGTCCACAAATGCATCCTCAACTGAGCGCCATTTCCAGTCCTTTGACAAAAGTTTGGTGCAGCAGCTCAAAGAAGAGAAACCGCAGATGTGTCACAAAGTGACACCACCTCCTCCCACTCAAAGCAGAGTGGATGAGCCAGACGCACCCCAGGTCTATGGACCAGAGCCAAGCAAACAGCCAAATCAGGTGTGTGATGAAGATGAGTTCAGTGGACTGGAATTTGAAATGAAGATCGAGCAGGTGGAGGAGCTGGTAGATCAGGAGCTCAATCTGCCCAGAACAGATTATAGGATGGTGCATCCAGACGCTGGATCTGATCACAAGACTGACCAAAGAGACGTTCAGATGTGGTCACCGGTTGAAGATGACCCAGTGGAGGATTTTGTTGGACAGGGTGGATGTACTGGGTTGGAGCAATTCCAGCAGCTTCCATCAGAACCATGCTTAGAACCGGTGTTGAAGGTTCCTCAGAACTCTGAGAGCATCAGCAGCAAACCCATTGACTCCTTTGGTCCTGCACATGTAAGGCTGGAGAGGGAGGTGTGTTTTGAAAGTGCAGTCCTTACGAATAATGCTCAGTATAGACAGCTAGGTAATACTCTGAGTCACGTGGCACCACAAAGACAGCAAGGTCAGAGCTCCTCCAGCTTGCCACCAAACTCCAATGTAAAACACAGACATTCGTTTGGTTCAGTTCCACGACAGCATGTACACTTACCTAATAACTCTCACCCACTAGCAAACTTGCTTCCTCTGCGGGGGAGAGTTGCCACCAACCAATCAGGGTCAAAGCCTTTCCGTTGTGAAGAATGTGGGAAAGGCTTTACCCAGAGAACACGACTAATAACACACAAACGAAtccacactggagagaaaccatacCACTGCCAGCTCTGTGGTAAAATGTTCTCTAGACAGGATAACTGCCTGAGGCATGTGCGTCTCCACAGTGGACAGAGGTGGTAA
- the LOC136677917 gene encoding ankyrin repeat domain-containing protein 34B-like, with product MAETHEYLVDGSPLITAAQLGKLRLVRLLVEGGAHVNERNQRGETPLLAACRAMRGDQSGNTMLRLVRFLIKNQADPNVQDKAGRTALMYACMERAGAEVAAALISAGADPSMEDYAGASALVYAINSQEQDTIQVLLDACRAKGQDIIIIATDLSSDGATVTRRYLNVPPSPNTSPVSCMSPSDIELKTSSPNSEAEGENIFNFRASGKRGSRVGSPLPQESEIMNRQRLHSEPWLAIHNLAHLSRTYEETMRQEPMQEKEEEEGRNMFLVNQGEQTDGPKAAGHKQTSGKVISRSYVEKYILECPAIPERLQSRRNTLPALTGQNLLQLPTLSFNLSSSDTRLNDQPNSLTLPPVPNSRNLHQCSRSSSSLSLVPPEFNTMRKWKPQEQLSLRTQVRSGSFLPPLPGTSTSRRSCTGEQSAAPRPEEQKVHKQDGQRSRRPPRRHSMQLEQMRQEGSI from the exons ATGGCAGAAACACATGAGTATCTTGTGGATGGGAGCCCCCTCATAACGGCGGCCCAGCTGGGCAAGCTCCGTTTGGTCCGGTTGCTGGTGGAGGGAGGAGCACATGTTAACGAGCGTAACCAGCGAGGAGAGACCCCTCTGCTGGCTGCCTGCCGGGCCATGAGGGGTGACCAGTCTGGAAACACCATGCTGAGGCTTGTCCGCTTCCTCATCAAGAACCAGGCTGACCCAAACGTCCAAGACAAGGCTGGTCGTACTGCATTGATGTATGCTTGCATGGAGCGGGCTGGTGCAGAGGTGGCTGCAGCCCTCATCTCTGCCGGTGCTGATCCCAGCATGGAGGATTATGCGGGGGCATCAGCACTAGTGTACGCTATCAACTCCCAAGAACAGGATACCATACAG GTGCTGCTGGATGCCTGCAGGGCCAAGGGCCaggacatcatcatcatcgctaCTGATCTGAGCTCAGACGGCGCTACCGTGACCCGCCGCTACCTAAACGTTCCTCCCTCGCCAAACACTTCTCCCGTCTCCTGCATGTCACCCTCGGATATTGAACTGAAGACTAGCTCACCAAACTCAGAAGCAGAAGGAGAAAACATCTTCAATTTCAGGGCTTCAGGAAAGAGAGGAAGCAGGGTGGGATCTCCTTTGCCTCAAGAGTCAGAGATCATGAACCGCCAGCGGCTGCATTCCGAGCCTTGGTTGGCTATTCATAACTTGGCCCACCTCAGCCGCACTTACGAGGAAACAATGAGGCAAGAACCCATGcaagaaaaagaggaagaggaaggaaGAAACATGTTTCTTGTTAATCAGGGTGAGCAAACTGATGGTCCAAAGGCAGCAGGACACAAACAGACTTCTGGGAAAGTGATATCCAGAAGCTATGTAGAGAAGTATATCCTCGAGTGTCCAGCGATCCCAGAACGTCTGCAGAGTCGAAGAAACACTCTACCTGCTCTCACTGGACAGAACTTACTTCAGTTGCCCACACTTTCCTTTAATCTGTCCAGCTCAGACACTCGCTTAAATGACCAGCCAAACAGTCTAACTCTACCCCCGGTTCCCAACAGCAGGAATCTCCACCAGTGCTCTAGAAGCTCCAGCTCCCTCTCTCTAGTACCACCTGAATTTAACACCATGAGAAAATGGAAGCCCCAGGAGCAGCTTAGTTTAAGAACCCAAGTTCGTAGCGGCAGCTTCTTGCCCCCTCTCCCGGGCACAAGCACATCCAGACGCTCCTGCACCGGAGAGCAAAGCGCTGCCCCAAGACCCGAAGAGCAAAAAGTCCACAAACAAGATGGTCAGAGGAGCCGAAGACCCCCCCGCCGTCACTCAATGCAGCTTGAACAGATGAGGCAGGAGGGCAGCATTTAG
- the LOC136678963 gene encoding inositol-3-phosphate synthase 1-A-like, whose amino-acid sequence MMPEKIQINSPNVRYTEQYIESQYNYHTTSVSSDGDTYTVTPCSTEFTFRTERAVPKLGVMLVGWGGNNGSTVTAAVLANKLGLTWRTKNGLKSANYFGSLLEASTVSLGSGPNGEVFVPFRDLLPMVHPNDIVFDGWDISCMDLGAAMERAQVLDWSLQEKLRPHMSKLKPRPSIYIPEFIAANQEHRADNVLGGTKAEQVEQIRRDICDFKEKSGVEKVIVLWTANTEKFCDVVPGVNDTARNLLNTIQTGGEVSPSTLFAVASILEGCAYINGSPQNTFVSGAVDLAIQGGVFIGGDDFKSGQTKLKSVLVDFLVSAGIKPTSIVSYNHLGNNDGMNLSAPQQFRSKEISKSNVVDDMVQSNPVLYKPGEKPDHCVVIKYVPYVGDSKRAMDEYTSEIMMGGTNTIALHNTCEDSLLASPIILDLVILTELCQRITFCTKDDLTFQSFHSVLSLLSFLCKAPLVPQGAPVGNAFFRQRACIENVMRACLGLPPQNHMQLEYKMERSFIHHHENKVHNTALPKNIHLPNGYHCAQNKEMNELENITKIKTIA is encoded by the exons ATGATGCCTGAGAAAATTCAGATCAACAGCCCGAACGTGCGGTACACTGAGCAATACATTGAGTCTCAGTACAACTACCACACCACCTCTGTGTCCAGTGATGGAGACACATACACG GTCACGCCTTGCTCAACTGAGTTCACATTCCGGACGGAGAGAGCTGTGCCCAAGCTGGGGGTGATGCTGGTTGGTTGGGGGGGTAACAATGGTAGCACTGTTACAGCTGCTGTTTTGGCCAATAAACTTGGCCTGACCTGGAGAACAAAGAACGGACTCAAG aGCGCCAATTACTTTGGCTCCTTGCTTGAGGCTTCTACAGTATCCTTGGGATCAGGACCCAATGGAGAGGTCTTTGTGCCTTTTAGAGATCTGCTGCCAATGGTGCATCCCAATGACATTGTATTTGATG GTTGGGACATCTCCTGCATGGACCTTGGTGCTGCTATGGAGCGTGCTCAGGTTCTGGACTGGAGTCTTCAGGAAAAGCTTCGTCCACACATGAGCAAGCTCAAACCAAGGCCCTCCATTTACATCCCAGAGTTCATTGCTGCTAACCAGGAACACAGGGCTGACAATGTGCTCGGAGGCACCAAGGCAGAGCAG GTGGAGCAAATCCGCAGAGATATTTGTGATTTCAAGGAGAAGAGTGGTGTAGAAAAAGTGATTGTGCTGTGGACGGCAAACACAGAGAAATTTTGTGATGTTGTACCTGGTGTCAATGACACAGCCAGGAACCTTCTCAATACTATTCAG ACTGGAGGAGAGGTATCTCCATCAACACTCTTTGCTGTGGCGAGTATTCTGGAAGGCTGTGCCTATATCAATGGCTCCCCTCAGAATACCTTCGTCTCTGGAGCCGTGGATCTGGCCATTCAAGGGGGGGTCTTCATTGGGGGAGACGACTTCAAATCAGGCCAGACCAAACTGAAGTCTGTTCTAGTGGATTTCCTTGTCAGTGCTGGTATCAAG CCAACCTCCATCGTGAGCTACAATCACCTTGGGAATAACGATGGCATGAACTTGTCTGCACCACAGCAGTTCCGCTCTAAAGAGATCTCCAAGAGCAATGTGGTGGATGACATGGTGCAATCCAATCCTGTGCTCTACAAGCCAGGAGAGAAACCAGACCACTGT GTGGTGATTAAATACGTTCCATATGTGGGAGACAGTAAAAGGGCAATGGATGAATACACATCGGAGATAATGATGGGTGGCACTAACACTATTGCTCTGCACAACACCTGTGAG gacTCCCTGCTGGCCAGCCCCATAATCTTGGACCTGGTAATCCtcacagagctgtgtcagaGAATCACGTTTTGCACAAAAGATGACCTGACCTTCCAGTCCTTCCACAGTGTCCTGTCCCTGCTCAGTTTCCTCTGCAAAGCTCCACTCGTCCCACAGGGGGCGCCGGTAGGAAACGCCTTTTTCCGCCAGAGAGCCTGCATCGAGAATGTCATGAG GGCATGCCTGGGACTGCCTCCTCAGAACCATATGCAGCTCGAGTATAAGATGGAGAGAAGCTTCATTCATCACCATGAGAACAAGGTCCATAACACTGCTCTCCCAAAGAACATCCATTTACCCAACGGGTACCACTGTGCCCAGAATAAAGAGATGAATGAGCttgaaaatattacaaaaataaaaactattgCATGA